Below is a genomic region from Prolixibacteraceae bacterium.
CTTGAACCGTGATGGCAATCTTGTCTTCAAACTCCTTTAGGTGAATTGAGACCACCCCTTTATATTCTTTTACGTGCTTGATGGCGTTAGAGATCAAGTTATAGAACACTTTGTCCATCTGTACCTCATCGTAATATAGATTACACTCAGGCACATCAATGTTTAATTGATACGTTATATTCTTGTTTTTAGCAACTACACGAAAACTTTCGAAGACTTGATAAATGGAGGTAACCATATTTTGTTCTTTAATAGCAAGCTTTAGGTGACCTTGTTCAATCTTCCTAAAATCTAATAGTTCGCTACTCAAATTCTTTAGTCGTTTGGCATTTCGATAGGCTGCATCTAACTGGTTATCCTGATTATCATTCACCATTCTATCTTTATATAGCGACTCTAAAGAGCATAGAATAATGGTTAGAGGGGTCATAAACTCATGACTAATATTGGTAAAGAAACGCAGTTTATGTTGATTTAAAGTCTTAATATTCTCTTTTTCATCACGCTCTTTATCGATCTGATACTGTAACTTCAATCTACTTAAATATATTCGATGGAGAATAAATAGAATCAGTAAAACGATGATGCCATAGACCATGTATGCTCCCCATGTCTGTGATAGAGGAGGGAGTATGACAACTGCGACTTCTCGTGTATCTGTAATAGGGTTATATGCTACGTCGGTAGCGCGTACCTTGAATGTATATTGCCCTGGATCAATATTGGTATAGGTTGCGGTGGTCATATACTCTGCATTGACCCACTTTTGGTCGAACCCCTCGAGCTTGTATTGGAACTTGTTATTTAGTGCATTATTATAATTGAATGATGTAAAACCAATGGTAAAGACGGTATGTTCTGGCTCTAGTGTAAATCGATCTACCACTGCAATATCACGAGACAATATCTTGGAGTCGTCGTTTGCACGTACCTCTTTGTTGTTCACAGAGAGACTAGAGAGGTTGACTTTTAGATGTTGATTCTTCTGCAATAGATCTGTCTCGTTGATCGAGATCAATCCATCTATTCCACCAATAAACAGCTCTCTATTTTTTGTATATAGTAGTGATTTATAGTTTAATTCTCTCAATGGCAAACCTGAAGAGGCGGTGTAGTTGTAGAATATACTATCGCTGATATCTAATAGAGACAATCCCTTGCTTGTAGAGATCCATAGATTACCTTTTTTGGTTAACTCCATACCATAAACAAAGTCACTTGGAAGCTGATTATTCTTCCTGTCAAACACCGTAAAGCGGTCTTGATTACGATGATATAGACATAATCCGACCCCATCTGTAGCCACCCACAGGTTGGAGTAACGGTCTTCGACAATCTCATTTACAAGAGCACGAATTTTCACCCCTTTGTTGTTTGTCGTAAAATATTTCCTCAATTCGCCATTGAATAGGTCGTATGCAAAGAGACCTCTAGCGCCAGCAACCCAAAGGATATCGTAACTATCGATAAAAAGCATTGTTGCTTTTGCATTGAGCAAATGGTTCTTATCACTTTTAAAAGGATATGATTTAAACTGCTCATTATTGGGATCAAATTGAATAACCCCACCCTCAGTGGCCAAAAGGTATGTACCGTCATATGGAATGATATCAAATACAGTTAAAGGAAATTTGTCGGACTGTGTCTTATTAAAATGTTTAAAACGTCTCTTCTTTATATCTAATACACTCAAGCCCCCCATATAGTTTCCGACCAAGAGTTGGTTGTTATTTGTAATCTGAAGAGATTTAATATTAGATCGAGCCACACCTTTATTACCTAAGCCACTGGGATAGTGTTCAAACTCTTTCTTGTGGGTGTCATAGAACAGAAGGCCTGCCCCCTCTGTGGCAATCCATAGGTTATGATCTTTATCCTCTACGATATCACCCATCACTTGAAACCTGTCGTCACTGCTATCGCTAGATATCTCATACTGTTTAAAGACCTTGTTTTCAACACGACCATAGTTAATTCCACCAAAATATGTTCCGACCCATATATTGTTGTCTCTTGACAAGTAGATGCTATATATCGAATTATGACTTAACTGATGACTGCCCTTTCTGTTCGAATCGATTGTTTTAGTACTCTTGTTCTTCAGGTCAAACACTACAAGGCCTTTGAAGGTTCCAATCCATAGTCGTTTTTCGCTGTCTTCCACCACACTTCTTACACTCATGCTGTTTAGATGGAATGGAGACGAGTGGAGATCAATCTTCTGAAACATCTTTGTCTTCGTATTATATTGCAACAGACCATGATATCTCGTCGCAATCCACACACACTTATTTGTATCCACGTAGATAGAGTTGGCTTCCAAACGTCCTTCTATAGGGATATCAATATACTCCTCCTGATCGTCACTAACACGAATTAGTTTCTTGTTGCTTGAGACCAACCAGAGGTTGTAATCTCTATCTTGATAGAAGGTTCTAACTTTGACGTCTATATTCGCTAATACGGCAGACTTCTCAAATACCTTTCTAAGCTTATTGTATACCAATATACCATGGGTGGTAGCAAGAAGTAACGTGCCGTTGTAGGTGCCAATATTCATGATATTAACAAAAGGATAGCGCTTGAATTGAAGAGTCTCTAAATCCAATCGTGACACAGTTGTTCCAGTCAATGCCCACAAATATTTATCCGTTTGTCGCAATGCAAGTACTTTATGACCTGAGATAGTTGTAGAGTCCCCAAGGATAGGGTAGAATGTTTTCATCTTACTGCCATCCCAACAGTTCAATCCATCTCGCGTACCAAACCACATACGACCAAGATGATCTTGGTGGATACATAGCCCAGAAAGTTCACTTAATCCATCTTCTAAACCAATCTTCTTGAATGAGATATTCTGAGAGAGAGAGAGTTTAGGAGTAAAGCAGGTGATGAATAAACATAAACAATATATGTAATTACGAGCATTTCGTAAAGTGATAGTCATATTATAGTATTTGATCTATTTAGCCAGACAATAATACGCCTTTTTTAAATTGCATACCCGATAATATTATTCATTTAACAGATATTTCGTCCACGACACATCTTTACATACAACGCTATAAACACTGTATATAAACACTTTACACTAACGTACAATACAATACCTTTGAGATCTATTTTTATCATTACTTACACAGCAATCAACGAAGTTACAGAACTATTTTAAACAGTTTTGTATTTCATATGTTCTCATCCATAGAGACGAAAGATAGATCTATGCATAGCAGAATACAGCATAAACCAGCCCCTCTGTTTCCCATTTCTTATGCCTTCATTTTAGGGCTAGGCATCAGTGCATACCATCCCCAAGGAGTCATCTTCTATCTTATACTCATGCTCTCCTTCGCTCTTTTTGTCTATTGGTCTCCAAATGAATTCCGTATCTCTTATACACTTCTTCAAATCATTATGGTGTTTATCGGCATCTTTTATTATCCTTCAGAATTACAGAGTAAATCTGCGACAAATGGACGACATCATCTGATCGTCGTGGAGGATAGAGGAGCAACGACAGATCACCATGCTTATGAAGTTCAGTCGGTAGACAAACAGAAAAAAGTCGTTCAGTTTTTGATGTATACCGATACCATTAAGCGTTATTGTCAAGGGGACCTTCTTTCCGCACAACTCTATTTCTTTAAGTCAGAAGATCAAGTTCCATCCTATTTATGGGACTATTCGAACCACCTAAGAAGTCAAGGCATAAGCTCAACAGCATATGCATCAGAGATTGTTACTGTTGAAGAGGGTGAGCAAAGACCAAGTTATCTACTTAATAGTATCAAACAATATATGTCAACGGTATGGCATGACGATCGTTTGTCTCAGCCACAACAAGCAATTTATGAAGCACTGCTCTTAGGTCAAAGGTCGTCTCTACCTTCCAAGATGGTCTCCATATTCCAACATCTTGGAATCGCACATATTCTGGCGATGTCAGGGCTGCATCTATCACTTCTATTGGGAATCATTACCATGCTATTAGCACCTCTTCTTTTCTTTAGGTGCACAAGAGCAGTAGCATTTATTATTGCATGGCTTATCTCGCTACTCTTTATTCTCTCGATACATGCCAGTGTATCACTATATCGTGCTATTACCATGCTATCGATAGGGTTTATCTATATTCTCTTTGCGAAACAGCAATCCTCATTACATATATGGAGTTTGGTCGTTATCGGGACACTGATTGTAGTCCCTGAGTGGATAAGCTCACTCTCATTCCAACTATCCATCGTATCCGTATTGGGCATTCTATGGCTTACGCCTCAATTAGAAGCACTCTACTATCCTAAACGGCAAACCATACGATATATCTTCACCTTGATATATGCATCATTTGCTGCCCAAGTTGCAACGCTTCCTTTGGTGCTTTATCATTTCCATCAATGGAATCCTCTCTCACTGTTTTGGAACCTTATTGCAGTCCCTATAGCCACCATTGAGATATATACAGGTATCCTACTACTGCTTCTTCACCCCGTGGATATTGTAGTGACCTACCTCTCTAAATTTATCAATCTCGTGACCACACTATTTTTTGATCTATGCGAATATATTGATACTACCGTAGTTCATGGCTTCACGAATCAGTACCTCTACCCTGCTACCTTTGTCATGATAGCTATTACTATAATCATCTTGTGCTCAACCATAATAAGAGAATATCCAAGATGCTCTCTGCTATTTATCTCTATCGGGTGGGCAGTAACAGTTCCCATATATAGTGGTCCTCATATCATATGGCGAAACAACAAAGCAGAACAGTGGGTGCTCTTTGTTAGCCAAAAGCAGAACATATTGTGGTACACCCCATCCCAACGTCATCCAGATGATTCATATTACTTAAACAGAATAAAACCTATCCTTGCATATTATCACTCTCCGTGGCACCTCATGCCCCAACTAGAAGTAGATAGTATACAGTTACGGAACAATGAATTTATCCATCTCTCCAATCATATTTTGTTTCTAAATGGACACTATCCAAGAGATACACAACTATTCGAATATCAACAGAAGCAAGGTAATTGGAAGAGACAAGCTCTTGATGACATATCCCAAGGTGATATCACACTAAAGCCCACGGAGCTGTTGTTAACAGAAGGTGAACGAAAGCGGACAAAAGAAGATTCAATCCGCCATCGCATGAAAATTAACTGAAAAGGCATATATTTGTCTCTACAACGGTACATACTGTTATAATTAATTACTAGGAAAGTTACTATGAATATTGTAATCGCAGGAGCAGGGGAGGTCGGCAGTCACCTTGCCAAAATGCTCACTTTCGAAAACCACGATATAGTGGTCTTAGATGAAGACGAAGAAAAATTATCGATGTTAGCCTCATCACTTGACTTGATGACGGTGGAAGGATCAGCTATTTCAATTCGTGATCTACGTGAAAGTGGTGCTGCTCAAGCGGACCTTTTTATTGCCGTGACTCCTTATGAAGAGCGTAACCTTATTGCTTGTCAATTGGCAAAAGATTTAGGTTCAAAGAAGACGATTGCCCGTATCGATAACCAAGAGTATCTGTTTAAACACAATCAAGAGAAGTTCGACCGTATGGGGATCGACGAATTGATTTACCCAGAACATCTTGCAGCGAAAGAGATTGTAGAGTACATCAAGCTCACCAACACCAGACAGGTACTGGAATTCTCTTCAGGACAACTTATTCTCTTTGGTATCAAGATTCGTGAACGTGGGGAGTTCGTTGGGCAAACGTTGGCAGAGATGTCTGAAACACTGTCCGACTTCCGTGTGGTTGCCATTAGTCGCTATGGAGAAACTATTATCCCTACCGGAAGTGATCAAATACTTCTTAATGACTTGGTCTTCTTTATCTCTAAAAAAGATAAGGTGGATGAGATCCTTAAAAGAGCAGGAAAACACAAATACAATATCAAGAATATCATGATATTAGGTGGTAGTCGTATTGGTGTAAAAACTGCCCTTCGATTGAAAGACCAATTCAAGGTGACCATCATCGAAGCCGATAAGAAACGAAGCCATAAGATCGCATCCAAACTAGATGATGCTATGGTGATTAATGGGGATGGTCGTGACCTCGACCTACTCAAAGATGAAGGCATCGATAAGGTAGATGCTTTTGTTGCTGTAACAGGAAATGCCGAGACCAACATCCTATCATGTCAGATGGCTAAAAAGATGGGAGTAAAACGTACAGTGGCAGAGGTAGAGAATATGGACTATCTCGACTTTGCTGAGAATATTGGTATTGGTGGAGTAATCAATAAAAAACGTATTGCTGCAAGTTATATCTATCGTTTTACGATGAATACAGAGGTGACCCACGTGAAGTGTTTAACGGCATCCGATGCAGAAGTATTTGAATTTGTTGCCAAACCACATGCTAGAATAACAAAGAATCCTCTTAAAGACATCCACTTTCCTGACGGGGTAAGTGTTGGAGGAGTCATTCGTGCAAACGAAGGGATTATTGCAAATGGAGCAACACAAGTACAGGTAGATGATCGTGTTATTATCTTCTGTTTACCCCATGCCATCCATAAACTAAGCAAGTTATTCAAATAGATCAACCCCCTCTTTCAAAGGGATACGATATATATAAAAGCCTCTGTTTTTCTCATAAAAACAGAGGCTTTTTATTAATGGACCATCATTTTACCTATCGAAATAGATACCCTTTCAATATATCGATATGATAACACACTACTCCAATATACCAATAGAGTTGTTATCAAAACAGCAGTCAATAAGTAGTCTTCAATATTAATATCAAAGACAATAAAGCCATACAGCACTAAAGATTCAATAATAGAATGACACAGATAAGTCGAATAAGATATATCACCTAATTTCAATAGTCTACTAGGTATCTTCCCACTAAAGGACAATAATCCCTCCATAATCATAAACATACCAACCAATAAAGATGCACTTGCCGTGTTTGTTGATAAAATGATGTACGGATTTGAAACCCCACTAATCT
It encodes:
- a CDS encoding ComEC/Rec2 family competence protein — protein: MHSRIQHKPAPLFPISYAFILGLGISAYHPQGVIFYLILMLSFALFVYWSPNEFRISYTLLQIIMVFIGIFYYPSELQSKSATNGRHHLIVVEDRGATTDHHAYEVQSVDKQKKVVQFLMYTDTIKRYCQGDLLSAQLYFFKSEDQVPSYLWDYSNHLRSQGISSTAYASEIVTVEEGEQRPSYLLNSIKQYMSTVWHDDRLSQPQQAIYEALLLGQRSSLPSKMVSIFQHLGIAHILAMSGLHLSLLLGIITMLLAPLLFFRCTRAVAFIIAWLISLLFILSIHASVSLYRAITMLSIGFIYILFAKQQSSLHIWSLVVIGTLIVVPEWISSLSFQLSIVSVLGILWLTPQLEALYYPKRQTIRYIFTLIYASFAAQVATLPLVLYHFHQWNPLSLFWNLIAVPIATIEIYTGILLLLLHPVDIVVTYLSKFINLVTTLFFDLCEYIDTTVVHGFTNQYLYPATFVMIAITIIILCSTIIREYPRCSLLFISIGWAVTVPIYSGPHIIWRNNKAEQWVLFVSQKQNILWYTPSQRHPDDSYYLNRIKPILAYYHSPWHLMPQLEVDSIQLRNNEFIHLSNHILFLNGHYPRDTQLFEYQQKQGNWKRQALDDISQGDITLKPTELLLTEGERKRTKEDSIRHRMKIN
- the trkA gene encoding Trk system potassium transporter TrkA; the protein is MNIVIAGAGEVGSHLAKMLTFENHDIVVLDEDEEKLSMLASSLDLMTVEGSAISIRDLRESGAAQADLFIAVTPYEERNLIACQLAKDLGSKKTIARIDNQEYLFKHNQEKFDRMGIDELIYPEHLAAKEIVEYIKLTNTRQVLEFSSGQLILFGIKIRERGEFVGQTLAEMSETLSDFRVVAISRYGETIIPTGSDQILLNDLVFFISKKDKVDEILKRAGKHKYNIKNIMILGGSRIGVKTALRLKDQFKVTIIEADKKRSHKIASKLDDAMVINGDGRDLDLLKDEGIDKVDAFVAVTGNAETNILSCQMAKKMGVKRTVAEVENMDYLDFAENIGIGGVINKKRIAASYIYRFTMNTEVTHVKCLTASDAEVFEFVAKPHARITKNPLKDIHFPDGVSVGGVIRANEGIIANGATQVQVDDRVIIFCLPHAIHKLSKLFK
- a CDS encoding response regulator translates to MTITLRNARNYIYCLCLFITCFTPKLSLSQNISFKKIGLEDGLSELSGLCIHQDHLGRMWFGTRDGLNCWDGSKMKTFYPILGDSTTISGHKVLALRQTDKYLWALTGTTVSRLDLETLQFKRYPFVNIMNIGTYNGTLLLATTHGILVYNKLRKVFEKSAVLANIDVKVRTFYQDRDYNLWLVSSNKKLIRVSDDQEEYIDIPIEGRLEANSIYVDTNKCVWIATRYHGLLQYNTKTKMFQKIDLHSSPFHLNSMSVRSVVEDSEKRLWIGTFKGLVVFDLKNKSTKTIDSNRKGSHQLSHNSIYSIYLSRDNNIWVGTYFGGINYGRVENKVFKQYEISSDSSDDRFQVMGDIVEDKDHNLWIATEGAGLLFYDTHKKEFEHYPSGLGNKGVARSNIKSLQITNNNQLLVGNYMGGLSVLDIKKRRFKHFNKTQSDKFPLTVFDIIPYDGTYLLATEGGVIQFDPNNEQFKSYPFKSDKNHLLNAKATMLFIDSYDILWVAGARGLFAYDLFNGELRKYFTTNNKGVKIRALVNEIVEDRYSNLWVATDGVGLCLYHRNQDRFTVFDRKNNQLPSDFVYGMELTKKGNLWISTSKGLSLLDISDSIFYNYTASSGLPLRELNYKSLLYTKNRELFIGGIDGLISINETDLLQKNQHLKVNLSSLSVNNKEVRANDDSKILSRDIAVVDRFTLEPEHTVFTIGFTSFNYNNALNNKFQYKLEGFDQKWVNAEYMTTATYTNIDPGQYTFKVRATDVAYNPITDTREVAVVILPPLSQTWGAYMVYGIIVLLILFILHRIYLSRLKLQYQIDKERDEKENIKTLNQHKLRFFTNISHEFMTPLTIILCSLESLYKDRMVNDNQDNQLDAAYRNAKRLKNLSSELLDFRKIEQGHLKLAIKEQNMVTSIYQVFESFRVVAKNKNITYQLNIDVPECNLYYDEVQMDKVFYNLISNAIKHVKEYKGVVSIHLKEFEDKIAITVQDNGEGIPEADIDKIFHRFYHHESKYTHDTYSGIGIGLALTHSIVKAHHGTIKCMNNENNGASFTIFLDRGCNHFEDHEITVKSRPERSAIDLPIPINIEEAKTIHKPMRSNLPLLLIVDDNPEIRTAVTNIFIDNYNVRTADDGTSGLAMALDLQPDIIISDILMPKMSGFEMTEKLKRNLNTSHIPILLLTCLNTDEDHIEAFKKGADTYCTKPFDAEMLKVQVNNLFDNRRKVQEGINADPQASLKSITRNIVDSEFLSRMTDIVEANLLNQNFNVDEFAAEMKLGRTIFYRKVKSITGQTPNEYILTIRLKKAADLIVNDITKNVSEISYDTGFSSPRYFSIAFKKHFGVSPSKYVR